In the genome of Streptomyces sp. Tu 3180, the window GTACGACCCGGCCGACGCCAACCGGGTCCTGCTCGACAAGGACGAGGCACGGCTGGTCCTGGACGCCCTGAGGAACGACGAGCCGATCCCCGCGGCCGCCGCCGAGGGCACCGCCGCCGGGCAGGCCGGGGACGTGGTGAGCACGTCGTAGCCGGGCGGCCCACCGGCGGGAATAGATCGCCTCCACCCCCGGTTTGGGAGGAAGGCGCCAGTCCTGGCAGACTGGTACGTCGGCTCCGGTTCACGCCTGCCGCACCCCGCGGCGGCGACCCGGCGCCCTCCCGGAACCTAGGAGACACCTTGAAGCGCGACATCCACCCCGAGTACGTCGAGACGCAGGTCAGCTGCACCTGTGGCGCGTCGTTCACCACCCGCAGCACGATCTCCAGCGGCACCATCCGTGCCGAGGTCTGCTCCGAGTGCCACCCGTTCTACACGGGCAAGCAGAAGATCCTCGACACCGGTGGCCGTGTGGCCCGCTTCGAGGCCCGCTTCGGCAAGGCCGCCGGCTCCAAGAAGTAGCGAGCCCCATTCCGCCGGTCCACGGTCGTGTCCCTCCCGGGGGACTCACCGGGACCGGCGTTTTTGGTCGTCCGCCCTTCACCCCGTACCAGCAGGAGCCCAAGATGTTCGAGGCCGTCGAGGAACTCGTCGCCGAGCACGCCGACCTGGAGAAGAAGCTCGCCGATCCGTCGGTCCACGCCGACCAGGCCAACGCGCGCAGGCTGAACAAGCGCTACGCCGAGCTCACCCCGATCGTCGCCACGTACCGCTCCTGGAGGCAGACGGGCGACGACATCGACACCGCGCGCGAACTGGCCGCCGACGACCCCGACTATGCTGCCGAGTTCGCTTCGGAGGTCAAGGAGCTGGACAAGCAGCGCGAGGAGCTCACCGAGAAGCTCCGCATGCTGCTGATCCCGCGCGACCCCAGCGACGACAAGGACGTCATCCTGGAGATCAAGGCGGGTGCGGGCGGCGACGAGTCCGCCCTGTTCGCCGGCGACCTGCTGCGCATGTACCTGCGCTACGCCGAGCGCGTCGGCTGGAAGACCGAGATCATCGACGCGACCGAGTCCGAGCTGGGCGGCTACAAGGACGTCCAGGTCGCCGTGAAGGCCCGCGGGCAGATCGAGCCCGGCCAGGGCGTGTGGGCGCGGCTGAAGTACGAGGGCGGCGTGCACCGCGTGCAGCGCGTGCCGGCCACCGAGTCGCAGGGCCGCATCCACACCTCCGCGGCGGGCGTCCTGGTGACCCCCGAGGCGGAGGAGGTCGACGTCGAGATCAACCCGAACGACCTGCGCATCGACGTCTACCGGTCCTCGGGCCCGGGCGGCCAGTCCGTCAACACCACCGACTCCGCCGTGCGCATCACGCACCTGCCGACCGGAGTCGTCGCCTCCTGCCAGAACGAGAAGAGCCAGCTGCAGAACAAGGAGCAGGCACTGCGTATCCTGCGCTCCAGGCTGCTCGCCATGGCGCAGGAGGAGGCGGAGAGGGAGGCCGCCGACGCCCGCCGCAGCCAGGTCCGCACCG includes:
- the rpmE gene encoding 50S ribosomal protein L31, which produces MKRDIHPEYVETQVSCTCGASFTTRSTISSGTIRAEVCSECHPFYTGKQKILDTGGRVARFEARFGKAAGSKK
- the prfA gene encoding peptide chain release factor 1 — encoded protein: MFEAVEELVAEHADLEKKLADPSVHADQANARRLNKRYAELTPIVATYRSWRQTGDDIDTARELAADDPDYAAEFASEVKELDKQREELTEKLRMLLIPRDPSDDKDVILEIKAGAGGDESALFAGDLLRMYLRYAERVGWKTEIIDATESELGGYKDVQVAVKARGQIEPGQGVWARLKYEGGVHRVQRVPATESQGRIHTSAAGVLVTPEAEEVDVEINPNDLRIDVYRSSGPGGQSVNTTDSAVRITHLPTGVVASCQNEKSQLQNKEQALRILRSRLLAMAQEEAEREAADARRSQVRTVDRSEKIRTYNFPENRISDHRVGFKAYNLDQVLDGDLDAVIQACVDADSAAKLAAA